The Leptospira sp. WS39.C2 genome contains a region encoding:
- a CDS encoding efflux RND transporter periplasmic adaptor subunit, which yields MKKYIQLTFISIIFIFVTVYFWQSRLKHSSQNNTIENTNSLHLSKEQKEAILIESETALKKLIHTKIELTGETEAVPDDIMDVPARISGRITAVYFVEGDVIKKGQKLVIIDSPELAKLRSNYLVAKSKYNAAEQNLNRISSLVKMNLAAKQEQIDAEANLKIFDSEKNSAEENLRANGLPIDSSSTGQYVVYSPRSGLALSRNAIPGSIVSGNQILTTVANLSNLWFQAKIYESDLKYLTEGISAKVILNAYPDLIFSGTLEHIGEKVDPESRTVHARVVFKNQNKKAKIGLFGKTILSVNERSGITIPNLAIQSYQDEKYVFIETSTSTYQWLPVTIGSASEERTEITTGLNEGDKVVTKGAFELKAILFKETFGGE from the coding sequence ATGAAAAAATATATTCAACTTACCTTCATTTCTATCATATTCATTTTCGTAACAGTTTATTTTTGGCAATCGCGCCTTAAACATTCTAGCCAAAATAACACTATCGAAAATACAAATTCGCTACATTTATCAAAAGAACAAAAAGAAGCAATATTAATCGAATCGGAAACTGCGCTTAAGAAATTAATCCATACAAAGATTGAACTCACTGGTGAAACAGAAGCAGTGCCAGATGACATCATGGATGTACCAGCAAGAATATCAGGAAGGATCACAGCTGTATACTTTGTAGAAGGTGATGTAATCAAAAAAGGCCAAAAACTTGTTATCATCGATTCACCAGAATTAGCAAAACTAAGATCGAACTATTTGGTTGCGAAATCAAAATATAATGCTGCAGAACAAAACCTAAACAGAATTAGCTCACTTGTCAAAATGAACTTGGCCGCAAAACAAGAACAAATTGATGCGGAGGCAAATTTAAAAATCTTTGATTCTGAAAAAAATTCAGCAGAAGAAAATTTGCGAGCGAATGGTTTACCCATTGATTCTAGTTCTACTGGTCAATATGTTGTTTATTCACCGCGGTCAGGTTTAGCATTATCTCGGAATGCAATTCCAGGTTCCATTGTTTCCGGAAACCAAATTCTTACAACAGTTGCCAATCTTTCCAATTTATGGTTCCAAGCAAAAATTTATGAAAGTGATTTAAAGTATTTAACTGAAGGGATATCGGCCAAGGTAATATTAAACGCATATCCTGATCTTATTTTTTCTGGAACACTCGAACATATTGGGGAGAAAGTTGATCCGGAATCGCGAACAGTCCATGCGAGAGTTGTATTTAAAAATCAAAACAAAAAAGCAAAAATTGGTTTATTCGGTAAAACAATATTAAGTGTCAACGAAAGGAGTGGAATCACAATTCCAAATTTAGCAATTCAGTCTTACCAAGATGAAAAATACGTTTTTATAGAAACCTCTACTTCAACATACCAATGGTTACCTGTGACAATAGGGTCTGCCAGTGAAGAAAGAACAGAAATTACAACTGGCCTAAACGAAGGAGACAAAGTAGTCACAAAAGGTGCGTTTGAATTAAAAGCCATTTTATTCAAAGAAACTTTTGGTGGAGAATGA
- a CDS encoding MBOAT family protein, which produces MLFNSIDYFYFFITCYITYWISPSRFRKYILILFSLIFYGYWSGSFLIHFVLFIVITHLCVIGILKTKKKIFLIFGVLINLINLCFFKYILTYLKYLMSEGELTIPFFQSLSEFVLPLAISFYTFQMIAYLVDAWRGKFTESPFLNFLLFILFFPQLIAGPIMRHDDFYDQIDHAKLSLDYVQRGILHILSGLIKKVLIADQLAKLINPVYANPSEYDGISIILSTFAFSFQVYGDFSGYTDLARGSAFLLGYEIPENFRSPFLSVSFAELWGRWHYTLSTWIRDYLYIPLGGNRVSEVRYNINTVIVMSLSGLWHGNTYTFFLWGFFHGIFLTIERSFFGKPNRSSMTLLKKIFAVIWVFTIFSFLATFFRIDTLEKIVSFWTSSINLQGKIIYKPDFWGLIIGSYAIQMIEYKNYFQDKLKPYIQWLIPIFAILMYYALVKIEAATETFIYFQF; this is translated from the coding sequence ATGCTATTCAATTCGATTGATTATTTCTACTTTTTTATCACTTGTTATATCACTTATTGGATTTCACCATCTCGTTTTCGTAAATATATCCTAATTTTATTTTCCTTAATATTTTACGGCTATTGGAGTGGTTCTTTTTTAATACATTTCGTACTCTTTATCGTTATCACTCACCTTTGTGTAATCGGTATCTTAAAAACCAAAAAGAAAATATTTTTAATTTTTGGTGTCTTAATCAATTTAATCAATTTATGTTTTTTTAAGTACATACTTACCTACTTAAAATATCTCATGTCTGAAGGGGAACTTACCATCCCATTCTTTCAATCGTTATCTGAATTTGTATTACCTTTAGCGATCAGTTTTTATACCTTCCAAATGATTGCTTATTTAGTAGATGCATGGAGAGGAAAATTTACAGAATCTCCTTTCCTAAATTTTCTACTTTTTATTTTATTTTTCCCACAACTCATCGCAGGTCCAATCATGCGACACGATGATTTTTACGACCAAATAGATCATGCCAAGTTATCATTAGATTATGTACAACGAGGAATTTTACACATTCTATCGGGTCTTATAAAAAAAGTTCTCATCGCAGACCAATTAGCAAAATTGATCAATCCTGTTTATGCTAATCCAAGCGAATACGATGGAATTTCCATCATACTCTCCACATTTGCATTTTCATTCCAAGTGTATGGAGATTTTTCCGGTTACACGGATTTGGCTAGAGGATCCGCCTTTTTATTAGGATATGAAATCCCGGAAAATTTTCGATCTCCATTTTTGTCTGTTAGTTTTGCAGAACTTTGGGGTCGATGGCATTATACATTATCAACTTGGATTAGAGACTACCTTTATATCCCACTTGGAGGGAATCGTGTATCCGAAGTTAGATATAATATCAACACTGTAATTGTGATGTCACTTTCAGGTTTGTGGCATGGTAATACTTATACATTTTTTCTATGGGGGTTTTTCCACGGTATTTTTTTGACAATTGAAAGATCTTTTTTTGGAAAACCTAATCGAAGTTCCATGACACTCCTCAAAAAAATTTTTGCAGTGATTTGGGTTTTCACAATTTTCTCATTCCTTGCAACTTTTTTTAGAATTGATACCTTGGAAAAAATCGTATCATTTTGGACATCCAGTATCAACTTACAAGGTAAAATCATTTATAAACCAGATTTTTGGGGACTCATCATCGGAAGTTATGCCATTCAAATGATTGAATACAAAAATTATTTCCAAGACAAATTAAAACCATATATACAATGGTTAATTCCTATTTTTGCAATTTTAATGTATTATGCTCTGGTTAAAATTGAAGCGGCAACTGAAACATTTATCTATTTTCAATTCTGA
- a CDS encoding MFS transporter encodes MYKSLRQWFAPAPAIPQKSDEEIKSHYPKLRFQVLESTFVGYTVYYLTRNNFSPVSKEIGEALSYTKSDLGDILAVTAITYGIGKFFMGALSDRSNPRKFMAVGLFLTAILNFSFGFANHYWIHLFLWGANGIVQGMGWPPCGRSLGHWYSVRERGTTFAFWNIAHNIGGGIVGVIASHSAAKFGWQYAFFVPGIIALIGSFYIYLRLVDTPQSEGLPPIEVYRNDYPPEEKEDHEKELTTKQLIFEQVLLNKYIWLFAIINFFVYIIRYSLIDWGPTYLKETKGADLLGGGYSTFILEFGGIGSTILMGWVSDRFDGRRGMVSLFCIIPIFFAFLGILLNPPGNIWFDYLMFGLIGLFIYPPVMLLGVAGMDFTSKKAVGTAAGFIGLFGSLGRTAQGKGIAVLSTNYSWDVALGAILVSTLIAIFLLIFSWNLRPRG; translated from the coding sequence ATGTACAAGTCCCTTCGGCAGTGGTTTGCACCTGCACCAGCCATTCCACAAAAATCAGATGAAGAGATCAAATCTCATTATCCAAAATTGCGTTTCCAAGTCTTAGAATCAACTTTCGTTGGTTATACGGTTTACTACCTTACGCGAAACAATTTTTCTCCAGTATCAAAAGAGATAGGAGAAGCTTTGTCTTATACCAAATCAGACTTAGGTGACATTTTAGCTGTGACTGCTATCACCTATGGGATTGGAAAATTTTTTATGGGAGCATTGTCCGATAGGTCCAATCCTAGAAAATTTATGGCAGTAGGACTATTTCTAACAGCCATTTTAAATTTTTCTTTTGGATTTGCGAATCATTATTGGATCCATCTTTTTTTATGGGGTGCAAATGGTATTGTACAAGGAATGGGTTGGCCTCCCTGCGGACGTTCTTTAGGACATTGGTATTCTGTCCGTGAAAGAGGGACTACGTTTGCATTTTGGAATATTGCACATAATATTGGAGGCGGAATTGTTGGAGTGATTGCATCCCATTCTGCAGCAAAGTTTGGTTGGCAATACGCATTTTTTGTTCCAGGAATCATCGCACTTATCGGAAGTTTTTATATTTACCTCCGACTTGTTGATACTCCTCAATCCGAAGGTCTTCCACCTATCGAAGTGTATCGAAATGATTATCCACCAGAAGAAAAAGAAGATCATGAAAAAGAACTTACCACCAAACAGCTGATTTTCGAACAAGTACTATTGAATAAATATATTTGGTTGTTTGCTATTATTAACTTTTTTGTTTATATAATACGTTATAGTTTAATTGATTGGGGTCCAACTTATTTAAAAGAAACGAAAGGTGCCGATCTACTTGGAGGTGGGTATTCCACATTCATTTTAGAGTTTGGAGGAATTGGTTCCACAATTCTAATGGGATGGGTATCTGATCGTTTTGATGGAAGGCGGGGGATGGTGAGTTTATTCTGCATCATACCAATCTTCTTCGCCTTTTTGGGTATTTTATTAAATCCTCCTGGTAATATTTGGTTCGACTACCTAATGTTTGGTTTAATTGGATTATTTATTTATCCACCAGTTATGTTGTTAGGTGTTGCCGGTATGGATTTTACTTCGAAAAAAGCAGTGGGGACAGCTGCCGGGTTTATTGGTTTATTTGGATCACTTGGACGAACAGCACAAGGCAAAGGAATTGCTGTTTTATCAACAAATTATTCCTGGGATGTTGCACTTGGAGCGATTTTGGTCTCAACCCTAATTGCTATTTTCCTACTGATTTTTAGTTGGAATTTACGTCCTCGTGGTTAA
- a CDS encoding DUF1574 family protein: MTPKKVYFYPLLLVLFIFVIDKIACIPKFREAARRPYKSGQNILIGFPKVWEETKQLQSENQNVVVVTGSSRSDIFHEWESIPVNKNTYSKPIYFETRLALKASEYFLYYLLLKSMIDSGFKPNLMFIEFSEEMLNENNVYSYKTKWKELMLPEDVLMDIYPVFNNKYKFEILSRLLFVSYNYHIRPIQGITNLIKGENANDDTYFIALSSYLNKKRPFNPNNVGIQIDQFTPQEYEDRIVKYSKGQEELLLSQFILSDTEVGFLKRIIDLAEKNNIPTVIWEPQVHPYYQEKRKQITGGNLFETISQNIIDPNSKNIRKISLNHGNTKCKIYTDSSHVSPLCVPEIVDKLLQTAKDIPNFQ; encoded by the coding sequence ATGACTCCAAAAAAAGTTTATTTTTATCCACTGCTACTAGTTCTTTTCATTTTTGTTATAGATAAGATTGCATGTATTCCCAAATTTCGGGAGGCTGCTCGAAGGCCTTATAAGTCGGGACAAAATATACTGATTGGGTTTCCGAAAGTTTGGGAAGAAACAAAACAATTACAATCCGAGAATCAAAACGTTGTTGTTGTGACGGGATCTTCCAGATCTGATATTTTTCACGAATGGGAATCTATCCCTGTAAATAAAAACACTTATTCAAAACCAATTTATTTCGAAACAAGACTGGCTCTTAAAGCATCTGAATACTTTTTGTATTACCTATTGTTAAAATCCATGATTGATTCTGGTTTTAAACCAAATCTTATGTTCATTGAATTTTCAGAAGAAATGTTGAACGAAAACAATGTTTATTCTTATAAAACCAAGTGGAAAGAATTAATGTTACCGGAAGATGTTCTAATGGATATTTATCCTGTCTTCAATAACAAATATAAGTTTGAAATACTGAGTCGTTTATTATTTGTTTCCTATAATTATCATATAAGACCAATCCAAGGGATTACAAATTTAATCAAAGGGGAAAATGCTAATGATGACACTTATTTTATAGCTCTTTCCTCTTACTTAAACAAAAAAAGACCATTTAATCCCAATAATGTGGGAATCCAAATCGATCAATTTACGCCTCAAGAATATGAAGATAGAATTGTAAAATATAGCAAGGGACAAGAAGAACTTTTACTCAGTCAATTTATTCTTTCTGATACAGAAGTTGGATTTTTAAAAAGAATCATTGATTTAGCTGAAAAAAATAATATCCCTACTGTCATTTGGGAACCACAAGTTCATCCTTATTACCAGGAAAAAAGAAAACAAATTACTGGTGGAAACCTCTTTGAGACAATTTCTCAAAACATAATCGATCCAAATTCTAAAAACATTCGTAAAATTTCATTGAACCATGGGAATACAAAATGTAAAATTTATACTGATTCTAGCCATGTTTCACCACTTTGTGTCCCCGAAATCGTAGATAAATTATTGCAAACTGCGAAGGACATTCCAAACTTTCAATAA
- a CDS encoding cysteine synthase A — MNKDIRNGFIDTIGNTPLIRIRSLSEETGCEILGKAEFLNPGGSVKDRAALYIIQDAEKKGLLKKGGTVVEGTAGNTGIGLTHICNAKGYKSIIVIPETQSKEKIEMLRTLGAEVILVPAVPYADPGNYVRVSEQIAKETANSLWANQFDNLANRDAHFETTGPEIWNQTQGKIDVWTTSIGTGGTYAGTAMFLKSKNPNTKCIVADPYGSGIYSYVKTGSITIEGSSITEGIGQGRITKNMEGMPADDAIRIHDKEALAILQKVLKEDGLFMGGSVGINLAAAYQIAKQIGPGHTIVTVLCDTGTKYQSKIYNADFLKSKGL, encoded by the coding sequence ATGAACAAAGATATAAGAAATGGTTTTATTGACACAATAGGAAATACACCTCTCATCCGAATTCGATCTTTAAGTGAAGAAACCGGATGTGAAATCCTTGGCAAAGCGGAATTCTTAAACCCAGGCGGATCAGTAAAGGACCGTGCTGCCTTGTACATCATCCAAGATGCTGAAAAAAAAGGCCTTCTCAAAAAAGGGGGAACCGTTGTCGAAGGCACTGCCGGGAATACTGGGATAGGATTGACTCATATATGTAATGCGAAAGGATATAAATCGATCATCGTCATTCCTGAAACCCAATCCAAAGAAAAAATAGAAATGCTACGAACGTTAGGTGCAGAAGTTATACTTGTCCCTGCAGTTCCTTATGCGGATCCAGGAAATTATGTTAGAGTTTCAGAACAAATTGCAAAAGAAACAGCAAATTCTCTTTGGGCCAATCAATTTGATAACCTTGCTAACAGGGATGCACATTTTGAAACCACTGGTCCAGAAATATGGAACCAAACCCAAGGTAAAATTGATGTTTGGACAACTTCCATCGGTACTGGTGGAACTTATGCAGGTACGGCAATGTTTTTAAAATCAAAAAATCCTAATACCAAATGTATTGTGGCAGATCCTTATGGATCAGGAATTTATTCTTATGTAAAAACGGGAAGTATCACCATCGAAGGATCTTCCATAACAGAAGGAATTGGGCAAGGCCGAATCACAAAAAACATGGAAGGAATGCCAGCTGATGATGCGATTCGAATTCATGATAAAGAAGCATTGGCAATCTTACAGAAAGTTTTAAAAGAAGATGGTTTGTTTATGGGTGGAAGTGTTGGCATTAATTTGGCAGCTGCCTACCAAATTGCGAAACAAATTGGTCCTGGCCATACAATCGTTACTGTGTTATGTGATACGGGAACCAAGTACCAATCAAAAATTTACAATGCGGATTTTTTAAAATCCAAAGGATTATGA
- a CDS encoding TolC family protein — translation MFIFLLIKKSYPYWIRLLLFITFIHFSELKSQEYLDKSCKNIDSILELSSCIVVSHPDFRLEEIKLKEISGRKKIASYYFPSNPTFSGYVASRKGDTSSPILGSSPSTANNFQVMVNQEIFTNGKREIAIQIADEEFRSQVYRVETVKRLLEFEALKKLTRFRYLFLEKENSLNSLNLVKELKNVSKARINEGLSPGIDESLSDSEEIRIFKIWNQTHRLYENAKSELEVLTGFPIEINQFNVYHWKLPNDLPIEKSELIKIAYLYRPEIFLTEKEIELALLRHNEVKKQKIPNVSLGAFAQNDGFNERVVGGMFTLPLTIWRDYEGESIISSSKIDSSKEVKESVSRNIKQEVLFALTNYLTLVEEIKLYDENKLERAESDLKNLQDAIRFGKIKIIDAINQQRILLQTKLNYLNTKSEFEVSQIELIRVLGLPTKSLDVQK, via the coding sequence ATGTTTATATTTTTATTGATTAAAAAATCTTATCCTTATTGGATTCGATTACTTTTGTTTATTACATTTATCCATTTTTCAGAATTAAAATCTCAAGAATATTTGGACAAATCATGCAAAAACATAGACTCAATACTTGAATTGAGTTCGTGCATTGTTGTAAGTCATCCTGACTTTCGCCTGGAGGAAATCAAACTTAAGGAAATTTCAGGAAGGAAAAAAATAGCTTCTTATTATTTTCCTTCAAACCCAACCTTCTCTGGTTATGTAGCTAGTCGGAAGGGAGATACAAGTTCGCCTATACTAGGTTCTTCCCCTTCAACTGCCAATAATTTTCAAGTGATGGTAAATCAAGAGATATTTACAAATGGAAAAAGGGAGATCGCAATCCAAATTGCAGATGAAGAATTCAGATCTCAAGTATATAGAGTTGAAACAGTCAAACGTTTGTTAGAATTTGAAGCACTAAAAAAACTCACACGTTTTCGTTACCTTTTTCTGGAAAAAGAAAATAGTCTCAATAGTTTAAACTTAGTTAAGGAATTAAAAAATGTTTCGAAGGCAAGAATCAATGAAGGGCTCTCTCCAGGGATTGATGAATCTTTATCCGACTCAGAAGAAATCCGAATTTTTAAAATCTGGAACCAGACACATCGATTATACGAGAATGCGAAATCGGAATTAGAAGTTTTAACAGGATTTCCTATCGAAATCAATCAATTCAATGTATACCATTGGAAACTTCCGAATGATTTGCCAATTGAAAAATCTGAATTGATAAAAATAGCTTATTTGTATCGCCCAGAAATTTTCCTAACGGAAAAAGAAATTGAATTAGCCCTTCTAAGGCACAATGAAGTTAAAAAACAAAAAATCCCGAATGTAAGTTTAGGTGCTTTTGCTCAAAACGATGGATTCAATGAACGAGTTGTAGGTGGAATGTTCACTTTACCGCTGACCATTTGGAGAGACTATGAAGGAGAATCCATCATCAGTTCTTCCAAAATTGATAGTTCAAAAGAGGTGAAAGAATCTGTATCTAGAAATATAAAACAGGAAGTTTTATTTGCACTCACAAATTATTTAACACTTGTAGAAGAAATTAAACTTTATGATGAAAACAAATTAGAGAGAGCAGAATCTGATCTTAAAAACCTTCAAGATGCCATCCGCTTTGGAAAAATCAAAATCATAGATGCAATCAACCAACAACGAATCCTCTTACAAACCAAATTAAACTATCTAAACACTAAATCAGAATTTGAAGTTTCTCAAATAGAATTGATAAGAGTTCTTGGTTTGCCGACAAAATCATTGGATGTTCAAAAATGA
- a CDS encoding acetoacetate--CoA ligase, giving the protein MAQNALWTPVNFDNNLTRFQNHLETKLGKSFPDYVSFHKFSIEEHEVFWKEWLFFSGFILKNKPSQTLKRGSHFSESKWFPDLTYNFAENLLEKGKPNKDAIVFYGENGNVQRLTYFDLKREVIRLQKHLKSLGVKKGDRIVGIVPNAPISTIGMLATTSLGAIWSSASPDFGVKGILDRFEQILPKVVISVESYLFKGKKISIIDKLEEVTQTLFSSPNSELKQSIVYEFIEPIHEFGKIVNPIRYSEIEAAKETNLEYIPIGFSDPVYIMFSSGTTGLPKCIVQGGGVLLNHTKELSLHCNLKEGDRFFYYTTCGWMMWNWSQSVLALGATLFQFDGNPFFPNWENLWDMAEKESIHIFGTSAKYLSVLEEENISVKSKFSLPELKVILSTGSPLPASGFLYVYENIKKDVQLSSISGGTDLNGCFALGNPSLSVFAGQIQCKGLGMDVQVFDDMGKSVVGEKGELVCPTPFPSMPLYFWNDESGVKYKSAYFETYDNIWCHGDFASITNEDGVIIYGRSDATLNPGGVRIGTADIYSVISKIPEIKDSVIIGQDYKDDVRVVLFVVLADGKILEEPLIRKIKEQIKLETSPRHVPSIVLSVPEIPYTVNGKKVEIAVKQTVAGLEVKNKNALANPNALDFFKDRKELIG; this is encoded by the coding sequence ATGGCACAAAATGCTTTATGGACTCCCGTCAATTTCGATAACAATTTAACTCGTTTTCAAAATCATTTAGAAACTAAATTAGGAAAATCCTTTCCAGATTATGTTTCATTTCATAAATTCTCAATCGAAGAACATGAAGTTTTTTGGAAAGAGTGGTTATTCTTTTCGGGTTTCATTCTAAAAAACAAACCATCCCAAACATTAAAACGAGGTTCACATTTTTCGGAAAGTAAATGGTTCCCGGATCTTACATATAATTTTGCAGAAAATTTATTAGAGAAAGGAAAACCTAACAAAGATGCAATTGTATTTTATGGTGAAAATGGGAACGTACAAAGGTTAACCTATTTTGACCTAAAACGGGAAGTCATTCGTTTACAAAAACATTTAAAATCTTTGGGTGTCAAAAAAGGGGATCGAATTGTTGGGATTGTTCCAAATGCCCCTATCTCAACCATTGGAATGTTGGCAACCACATCGTTAGGTGCTATATGGTCAAGTGCATCACCAGATTTTGGAGTAAAAGGGATATTAGATCGATTTGAACAAATCCTTCCCAAAGTAGTGATTTCAGTAGAATCTTATTTATTCAAAGGTAAAAAAATTTCGATCATAGATAAATTGGAAGAAGTGACCCAAACTCTTTTCTCTTCCCCTAATTCAGAACTCAAACAAAGTATTGTTTATGAATTCATAGAACCAATCCATGAGTTTGGAAAAATCGTCAATCCAATCCGTTATTCAGAAATAGAAGCAGCCAAGGAAACCAATTTGGAATATATCCCAATTGGTTTTTCGGATCCGGTTTACATCATGTTTTCTTCAGGTACAACTGGATTACCAAAATGTATTGTTCAAGGTGGAGGAGTTTTATTAAATCATACAAAGGAATTATCCTTACATTGTAATCTCAAGGAAGGAGATCGATTTTTTTATTATACAACTTGTGGATGGATGATGTGGAATTGGTCCCAATCGGTCCTTGCTCTTGGCGCCACTTTATTTCAGTTTGATGGAAATCCATTTTTTCCAAATTGGGAAAATCTTTGGGATATGGCGGAAAAAGAATCCATTCACATTTTTGGAACAAGTGCGAAGTATCTTTCGGTGTTAGAAGAAGAAAACATATCAGTTAAATCAAAATTTTCACTTCCCGAACTCAAAGTAATCCTTTCAACAGGTTCTCCTTTGCCAGCCTCAGGATTCTTATATGTGTATGAAAATATAAAAAAAGATGTTCAGTTGTCTTCCATATCCGGTGGAACCGATCTTAATGGATGTTTTGCACTGGGAAACCCCAGCTTATCCGTGTTTGCTGGTCAAATTCAATGCAAAGGATTAGGAATGGACGTGCAAGTATTTGACGATATGGGAAAATCTGTTGTTGGTGAAAAAGGAGAATTGGTATGCCCAACACCTTTTCCATCCATGCCATTGTATTTTTGGAACGATGAATCAGGGGTAAAGTATAAATCTGCTTATTTTGAAACCTATGACAATATATGGTGCCATGGTGACTTTGCATCTATTACAAATGAGGATGGAGTGATTATCTATGGTAGGTCTGATGCAACACTTAATCCAGGTGGTGTACGCATTGGAACAGCAGACATATATTCTGTAATTTCTAAAATTCCTGAAATCAAAGATTCGGTGATCATTGGTCAAGATTACAAAGATGATGTAAGAGTAGTTTTGTTTGTTGTTTTAGCAGATGGAAAGATTTTGGAAGAACCATTGATTCGAAAAATCAAAGAACAAATTAAACTCGAAACATCACCAAGACATGTTCCTTCGATAGTTCTTTCAGTTCCAGAAATTCCTTATACTGTTAATGGTAAAAAAGTAGAAATCGCCGTCAAACAAACAGTAGCTGGTCTCGAAGTTAAAAATAAAAATGCACTCGCAAATCCAAATGCACTTGATTTTTTTAAAGATAGAAAGGAATTAATTGGATGA